From a single Octopus sinensis linkage group LG5, ASM634580v1, whole genome shotgun sequence genomic region:
- the LOC115212261 gene encoding dnaJ homolog subfamily C member 25 homolog, protein MLLENDIIGSKVAAEPVATVSPEKLNCQISHIYFRVCLAKLTSLGDAVKQHPHRMNSVKNETMRKEEVKATATLVYQKITTSYDILKHDEHRNDSSYMVAHPEEYYLDYFYFYRTLVPKVDVEIVIAVTVSVASVIQYLNAWEGNITVVKMLRTQDDELTFKSRDNVRANALPELKSSEHYCYSSINP, encoded by the exons ATGTTGTTAGAGAATGATATTATTGGATCCAAAGTTGCGGCTGAACCTGTTGCCACCGTTTCTCCAGA AAAACTCAATTGCCAGATTTCTCACATTTATTTTCGGGTGTGCCTGGCCAAACTAACATCGTTAGGTGATGCTGTTAAGCAACATCCGCATCGGATGAATTCCGTGAAAAATGAAACAATGCGGAAAGAAGAAGTGAAAGCCACGGCTACGTTGGTGTACCAGAAGATAACCACTTCTTATGACATTTTAAAACATGATGAACACAGAAATGATAGCAGTTACATGGTGGCTCATCCAGAGGAATACTACCttgattatttctatttctatcgcACTCTGGTGCCAAAAGTTGATGTTGAAATTGTCATAGCTGTTACCGTTTCTGTCGCATCTGTTATTCAGTATTTAAATGCATGGGAAGGTAATATTACAGTTGTCAAAATGTTACGGACACAGGATGATGAATTAACTTTTAAGAGCAGAGACAATGTTCGTGCTAATGCACTTCCTGAACTGAAAAGTTCAGAACATTATTgttacagtagcatcaacccttag